From Myxococcus xanthus, a single genomic window includes:
- a CDS encoding 50S ribosomal protein L11 methyltransferase yields the protein MSQTYLSLTVELPEEASEAVQDLLHESGALGLEVRDREAPLMPGVRGPNPGEAIIIGYFDERDTAESARDEVASSFPEAKLTLDEQPQQDWSNEWKSLIKSVHVGRLWVGPPWDKANAPAGTVQLVIEPKMAFGTGDHPTTSLCLAAVDAYMAEHPGAAVLDVGTGTGVLAIAAKKLGAGRTVATDNDPISVELAQENQAENGTPDIEVSGKELTQVEGTFDLVLANILANTLIELAPLIVAKTKDRLVLAGVLSHQRADVEAAYRNLGLTVLTGATQGEWVRIDLQR from the coding sequence ATGTCCCAGACCTATCTGTCACTCACAGTGGAGTTGCCCGAGGAAGCGTCCGAGGCCGTACAGGACCTCCTCCACGAGTCGGGCGCGCTGGGCCTCGAAGTGCGGGACCGCGAAGCGCCCCTCATGCCGGGCGTGCGCGGACCGAACCCTGGCGAGGCCATCATCATCGGCTACTTCGACGAGCGCGACACGGCCGAGTCCGCCCGTGACGAGGTGGCGTCGTCCTTCCCCGAGGCGAAGCTCACATTGGATGAGCAGCCCCAGCAGGACTGGAGCAACGAGTGGAAGTCGCTCATCAAGTCCGTGCATGTGGGCAGGTTGTGGGTCGGTCCTCCGTGGGACAAGGCGAACGCGCCCGCGGGCACCGTGCAGCTCGTGATTGAGCCGAAGATGGCCTTTGGCACCGGCGACCACCCGACGACGTCCCTGTGCCTGGCCGCGGTGGACGCATACATGGCCGAGCACCCGGGCGCCGCCGTCCTGGACGTAGGCACCGGCACGGGCGTGCTGGCCATCGCCGCGAAGAAGCTGGGCGCGGGCCGCACCGTGGCCACCGACAACGACCCCATCTCCGTGGAGCTGGCGCAGGAGAACCAAGCGGAGAACGGCACGCCGGACATCGAGGTCTCCGGCAAGGAGCTGACCCAGGTGGAGGGCACCTTCGACCTGGTGCTCGCCAACATCCTGGCCAACACGCTCATCGAGCTGGCCCCGCTGATTGTGGCGAAGACCAAGGACCGGCTCGTGCTGGCGGGTGTGCTCTCCCACCAGCGCGCGGACGTGGAAGCCGCCTACCGCAACCTGGGCCTCACCGTGCTGACCGGCGCCACCCAGGGCGAATGGGTGCGCATCGACCTGCAGCGCTGA
- a CDS encoding metal-dependent hydrolase: MDNLAHSLVGAWMAEAGLKRTTPLATATLVIGANLPDVDGLVTLAGSDASLYWRRGWTHGVLALALWPFVLTGLMLLWDRYVRRRRHPDLPPARFGPLLMLSTLSVLSHPALDWLNTYGVRLLMPFDGTWFYGDALFIIDPWVWLLAGAAVIMADARTRRSAAGWVVLGVASTALIMVPAFVPWPAKVMWAVGVAAIVWLRLRGTHVLSAQRVARVCGVGLLLYLSAIFVGSQVAAPGALEWLRSQNLPVERAIAGPLPANPFVRDIIALGPDRYHFVRADFLAGDAGRFRISDASVPREAQPGPVIQAALSAPQIRGLANWLRLPTYQVDERADGWRVTIRDVRYSRMQSGGLGTAVVVLDGALRPVRVERP, translated from the coding sequence ATGGACAATCTGGCTCACTCGCTCGTCGGTGCGTGGATGGCGGAGGCGGGGCTGAAGCGCACCACGCCGCTGGCCACCGCGACGCTCGTCATCGGCGCCAACCTGCCGGATGTCGATGGCCTCGTCACCCTGGCGGGCTCGGATGCGTCGCTCTACTGGCGCCGGGGCTGGACGCACGGCGTGCTCGCCCTGGCCCTGTGGCCCTTCGTCCTCACCGGGTTGATGCTGCTCTGGGACCGGTACGTGCGCAGGCGCAGGCATCCGGACCTGCCGCCGGCTCGCTTCGGACCGTTGCTGATGCTGTCCACGTTGTCGGTGCTGAGCCACCCCGCGCTGGACTGGCTCAACACATATGGCGTCCGGCTGCTGATGCCCTTTGACGGGACGTGGTTCTACGGCGACGCGCTCTTCATCATCGACCCGTGGGTGTGGCTGCTCGCAGGCGCCGCCGTCATCATGGCGGATGCGCGCACGCGCAGGTCCGCCGCGGGGTGGGTGGTGCTCGGTGTTGCCTCCACCGCGCTCATCATGGTTCCCGCGTTCGTCCCATGGCCCGCGAAGGTGATGTGGGCCGTGGGTGTGGCCGCCATCGTCTGGTTGCGGCTGCGTGGGACCCACGTCCTCTCCGCGCAGCGTGTGGCCCGGGTCTGCGGCGTGGGCTTGTTGCTCTACCTGAGCGCCATCTTCGTGGGCTCTCAGGTGGCCGCACCGGGTGCGCTGGAATGGCTTCGCTCGCAGAACCTCCCTGTGGAGCGCGCCATCGCGGGACCGCTGCCGGCCAACCCCTTCGTGCGGGACATCATCGCCTTGGGGCCGGACCGCTACCACTTCGTCCGAGCCGACTTCCTGGCGGGCGACGCCGGCCGCTTCCGCATCAGTGACGCCAGCGTGCCGCGTGAAGCCCAGCCCGGGCCTGTCATCCAGGCCGCATTGTCGGCGCCGCAGATTCGAGGGCTGGCCAACTGGCTGCGCCTGCCCACGTACCAGGTGGATGAGCGCGCCGATGGATGGCGCGTCACCATTCGGGATGTCCGTTACTCGCGAATGCAGAGCGGCGGCTTGGGCACGGCGGTGGTGGTGCTGGATGGTGCGCTGCGCCCCGTCCGGGTCGAACGGCCGTAG
- a CDS encoding AraC family transcriptional regulator: protein METPPPSRPPTDVRSQLVGPMLAYLRATGRDPSPLVERFGLPANASALPEVTLPLATLHAFLDAAEALSGDAFLGLHVAQRVPRGNYGLVEYIARASPTVRDTFRALARYMALLEPAWRASFQDAPDGSGTFVYGIPGEPLAYGRHASEFGLALFVHVGRQLTEHPWNPRHVSFAHPAPADLRPLEQHFGVTPAFDAGRNALTLDAATLALRVVDADPVLLSVLERAAGTPAAEPPSVPRTPPFLQQVRDALRASLRNGAPQMGDVARQLHVSPRTLQRRLAEHATSFQDEVDAVRRELAFDYLRDAHLGVSEVAFLLGYSELSTFDRAFKRWTGMTPRVWRERPEAG, encoded by the coding sequence GTGGAGACGCCGCCCCCTTCCCGGCCACCAACCGACGTCCGCTCCCAGCTCGTGGGACCGATGCTCGCCTACCTGCGCGCGACGGGGCGCGACCCGTCCCCTCTGGTGGAGCGCTTCGGGCTTCCCGCCAACGCGAGCGCGCTGCCCGAAGTCACCCTCCCGCTGGCCACCCTGCACGCCTTCCTCGACGCGGCCGAGGCCCTGTCCGGAGACGCCTTCCTCGGCCTGCACGTGGCGCAGCGAGTCCCGCGCGGAAACTACGGACTGGTGGAGTACATCGCCCGGGCCTCCCCCACCGTCCGCGACACCTTCCGCGCGCTGGCCCGGTACATGGCGCTGCTGGAGCCCGCCTGGCGCGCCTCCTTCCAGGACGCACCGGACGGCAGCGGCACCTTCGTCTACGGCATCCCCGGCGAGCCCCTGGCCTACGGCCGCCACGCCAGCGAGTTCGGACTGGCCCTCTTCGTCCATGTCGGGCGCCAGCTCACCGAACACCCGTGGAATCCGCGCCACGTCTCCTTCGCCCACCCCGCCCCCGCGGACCTCCGCCCGCTCGAGCAGCACTTTGGCGTCACCCCGGCGTTCGACGCGGGCCGCAACGCCCTGACGCTGGACGCGGCCACGCTCGCGCTGCGCGTGGTGGATGCGGACCCCGTCCTCCTGTCCGTCCTGGAGCGCGCCGCTGGCACCCCCGCCGCCGAGCCACCGTCGGTGCCCCGCACGCCCCCCTTCCTGCAACAGGTCCGCGACGCCCTCCGCGCCTCCCTGCGGAACGGAGCGCCGCAGATGGGCGACGTGGCCCGGCAGCTCCACGTCAGCCCCCGCACCCTCCAGCGCCGGCTCGCCGAGCACGCCACGTCCTTCCAGGACGAGGTCGACGCAGTGCGCCGTGAGCTGGCCTTCGACTACCTGAGGGACGCGCACCTGGGGGTCAGCGAGGTGGCCTTCCTCCTGGGGTATTCGGAGCTGAGCACCTTCGACCGCGCCTTCAAGCGGTGGACGGGCATGACGCCCCGCGTCTGGCGCGAAAGGCCCGAAGCGGGCTGA
- a CDS encoding DUF962 domain-containing protein — protein MLKPHVVALFDEYYSSHQHPTNRLTHKIAIPLIVLHIVAMLDWVHLMAVPAIPGGSLTLGMVVLALAAVWYLRADVKLGIIVVLFMAACFPVGRMMPTWSVVVMAAFAWLVQLAGHSVWEKKSPSFLTNLVHALVGPLFFVAVLLGDYVLKPQQQAATTPVRA, from the coding sequence ATGCTCAAGCCCCATGTCGTCGCCCTCTTCGACGAGTACTACTCCTCGCATCAGCACCCGACGAACCGGCTGACGCACAAGATCGCCATCCCGCTCATCGTGCTCCACATCGTCGCGATGCTGGACTGGGTGCACTTGATGGCGGTGCCCGCGATTCCCGGCGGCTCGCTGACGCTGGGCATGGTGGTGTTGGCCCTGGCTGCCGTCTGGTACCTGCGCGCCGACGTGAAGCTGGGCATCATCGTGGTGCTCTTCATGGCCGCGTGCTTCCCGGTGGGCCGGATGATGCCCACGTGGAGCGTGGTGGTCATGGCCGCGTTCGCGTGGCTGGTGCAACTGGCCGGACACAGCGTGTGGGAAAAGAAGTCGCCTTCCTTCCTCACCAACCTGGTGCACGCGCTGGTGGGTCCGCTCTTCTTCGTCGCGGTGCTCCTGGGGGACTACGTCCTCAAGCCGCAGCAGCAGGCCGCCACCACGCCGGTCCGCGCGTAG
- a CDS encoding DUF962 domain-containing protein — MTSFADKLRVWLPLHENGVSRAVHFVGAYMFIFALLVPLSFVRLPVGDAALTAAHVLLLAVVLYAVSLEWTAGLLMALPLPPTLLAAEAVVARFPVGTAAAVAVGVMAVRFALVVGAHVVFEKKTHGLSLGGPLLFFIEPVYLLTVALFSLGMKQTLRAEVMTGPGESQPA; from the coding sequence ATGACGAGCTTCGCCGACAAGCTGCGCGTCTGGTTGCCCCTGCATGAGAACGGCGTCAGCCGCGCCGTGCACTTCGTGGGGGCCTACATGTTCATCTTCGCGTTGCTCGTCCCGCTCAGCTTCGTCCGGCTGCCCGTGGGTGACGCGGCGCTCACGGCGGCGCACGTGCTGCTGCTCGCGGTGGTCCTCTACGCCGTCTCCCTGGAGTGGACAGCGGGGCTGCTGATGGCGCTGCCCCTGCCGCCCACGCTGCTCGCCGCGGAGGCCGTCGTCGCGAGGTTTCCGGTGGGCACCGCCGCCGCGGTGGCGGTAGGCGTCATGGCCGTGCGCTTCGCGCTCGTCGTCGGCGCGCACGTCGTCTTCGAGAAGAAGACGCATGGCCTGTCCCTGGGCGGGCCCCTGCTCTTCTTCATCGAGCCCGTGTACCTGCTCACCGTGGCCCTGTTCTCGCTGGGCATGAAGCAGACGCTGCGGGCCGAGGTGATGACGGGCCCCGGCGAGTCACAGCCCGCCTGA
- a CDS encoding adenylate/guanylate cyclase domain-containing protein → MLATSSLQGERRVAIVRVLVVLLMAVSQVVIAWGGGETYSAPVDGVRLQAMAAYVLFSVVAIAVLLLQKPHPKRARWLPVPTTLADTSFFSFMAWHTWRISGVFDAGMLCASLGMVLAFSVVRYSWWHVLLSTVLSSGAYALLAWMTGHGSVARTSFVLICYAALGGLIALTNSEVGGMFLNLRRRDGLSRFLPRQVVERVMQLGDASLQPVQRDVTILFSDIRDFTTLSETLDPGQVLELLDDYFGHMAHIVMARHGIVNKFLGDGMLACWGVPDARENHAELAMRAALDMRAKLEDINAQRVQRGLPPLRIGIGLHTGMVAAGMLGGAEQHEYTVIGDAVNLASRVEGLTKSHGVDILVSERTWQMSGGHFTGERLGEAHVKGRRESVVVYSLHGPRTHEDVPPVLKAAAGT, encoded by the coding sequence GTGCTGGCAACCAGCTCGCTTCAGGGCGAGCGCCGCGTGGCCATCGTCCGCGTCCTGGTGGTGTTGCTGATGGCGGTCAGCCAGGTCGTCATCGCCTGGGGCGGAGGGGAGACGTACTCGGCACCGGTGGACGGCGTGCGCCTGCAGGCGATGGCCGCGTACGTGCTCTTCTCCGTCGTCGCCATCGCCGTGCTGCTGCTCCAGAAGCCGCACCCGAAGCGGGCGCGGTGGCTGCCCGTGCCCACGACGCTGGCGGACACCAGCTTCTTCTCCTTCATGGCGTGGCACACCTGGCGCATCTCCGGCGTCTTCGATGCCGGCATGTTGTGCGCCAGCCTGGGCATGGTGCTGGCGTTCTCCGTGGTGCGTTACTCGTGGTGGCACGTGCTGTTATCCACGGTGCTGTCCAGCGGCGCCTATGCGCTGCTCGCGTGGATGACGGGGCACGGCTCGGTGGCGCGCACCAGCTTCGTTCTCATCTGCTACGCCGCCTTGGGCGGGCTCATCGCGCTGACGAACTCGGAAGTGGGGGGCATGTTCCTCAATTTGCGGCGCCGCGACGGCCTGTCCCGCTTCCTGCCCCGGCAGGTGGTGGAGCGGGTGATGCAACTGGGGGATGCCTCCCTCCAGCCGGTGCAGCGCGACGTCACCATCCTCTTCAGCGACATCCGCGACTTCACCACGCTGAGCGAGACGCTGGACCCGGGACAGGTGCTGGAGTTGCTGGACGACTACTTCGGGCACATGGCCCACATCGTCATGGCGCGCCACGGCATCGTGAACAAGTTCCTGGGCGACGGGATGCTCGCGTGCTGGGGCGTTCCGGATGCGCGCGAGAACCACGCGGAGCTGGCCATGCGGGCGGCGCTCGACATGCGCGCCAAGCTGGAGGACATCAACGCCCAGCGCGTGCAGCGAGGTCTGCCGCCGCTGCGCATCGGCATCGGGCTGCACACCGGCATGGTGGCGGCGGGCATGCTCGGCGGCGCCGAGCAGCACGAGTACACCGTCATCGGTGACGCGGTGAACCTGGCGTCTCGCGTGGAGGGCCTCACCAAGTCCCACGGCGTGGACATCCTGGTGAGCGAGCGGACGTGGCAGATGAGCGGCGGGCATTTCACGGGCGAGCGCCTGGGTGAAGCGCACGTGAAGGGCCGGCGGGAGTCCGTGGTCGTCTACTCCCTGCACGGCCCGCGCACCCATGAGGACGTACCGCCCGTGCTCAAGGCCGCGGCGGGCACGTAG
- a CDS encoding 16S rRNA (uracil(1498)-N(3))-methyltransferase, which produces MVRLFAPLPEPAPAEVELTGERRHYLLHVLRLEEGDALEVFDGKGRAFEARVAHVTPDVVRVTLGTARVAPPRREVSILQGLPKGDKLELVLQKGTELGATAFHPVATARSVVKLEPKRAEERTSRWTKIVEEAARQCRRDDVPRVATPAPLLDAARSLTAGTVLLVLDEEESAVPLGEAFRAAGAGTAVALVIGPEGGLAREEVDALMALGARPVTLGKRILRTETAALAALAVMMHLDGELG; this is translated from the coding sequence TTGGTCCGCCTCTTCGCCCCGTTGCCCGAGCCCGCTCCCGCCGAAGTGGAGCTGACCGGCGAGCGTCGTCACTACCTCCTGCATGTCCTGCGGCTGGAGGAAGGCGACGCGCTGGAGGTCTTCGACGGGAAGGGCCGGGCCTTCGAGGCCCGCGTGGCCCACGTCACGCCAGATGTCGTGCGCGTGACGTTGGGCACCGCGCGCGTGGCCCCCCCGCGCCGCGAGGTCAGCATCCTTCAAGGCCTGCCCAAGGGCGACAAGCTGGAGCTGGTGCTCCAGAAAGGCACCGAGCTGGGCGCCACCGCCTTCCACCCCGTGGCCACGGCGCGAAGTGTCGTGAAGCTCGAGCCCAAGCGCGCGGAGGAGCGCACCTCCCGGTGGACGAAGATTGTCGAGGAGGCCGCGCGGCAATGCCGCAGGGACGACGTGCCACGCGTGGCCACGCCTGCCCCACTGCTGGATGCGGCTCGCTCGCTGACCGCGGGCACCGTGCTGCTCGTGCTCGACGAGGAAGAGTCGGCCGTGCCCTTGGGCGAAGCGTTCCGGGCCGCGGGCGCGGGCACCGCCGTGGCACTGGTGATTGGCCCCGAAGGGGGGCTTGCGCGTGAAGAAGTGGATGCCTTGATGGCCCTGGGCGCGCGGCCAGTCACCCTGGGCAAGCGCATCCTCCGTACCGAGACGGCGGCGCTCGCGGCGCTGGCGGTGATGATGCACCTGGACGGCGAACTCGGGTAG
- a CDS encoding GlsB/YeaQ/YmgE family stress response membrane protein, whose translation MGIIAFIVIGLIAGLIARAILPGKQSMGLIATTLLGMVGSLVGGLVGSLFQRDGRLFDVRPSGIIMSVIGAIVVLLLVGAAGRRRVHA comes from the coding sequence ATGGGGATCATCGCATTCATCGTCATCGGCCTCATCGCGGGTCTCATCGCCCGCGCCATCCTCCCCGGGAAGCAGAGCATGGGGCTCATCGCAACGACCTTGCTCGGCATGGTCGGTTCGCTCGTGGGCGGCCTTGTCGGTTCGCTGTTCCAGCGTGATGGTCGGCTCTTCGACGTGAGGCCCTCAGGCATCATCATGTCGGTGATTGGCGCAATCGTCGTGCTCCTGCTGGTGGGCGCAGCCGGACGGCGACGGGTACATGCCTGA